DNA sequence from the Butyricimonas faecalis genome:
TCGTATCGGTGCCGAGTTCAAATCAAAGAACCCGAACCACAATGGTACAGAAGAATATAACTTCTTCATGGCTGTTCACTTCCCGGATCATCAGTTGAAGATCATCGATTACAACCGGGTGGTAAAAGATTTGAACGGTTTAACCGAAGAGCAATTATTGGCTAAATTGAAAGAACACTTCACGGTTGAAGATATGGGTACGGAGATTTACCACCCGGCTAAATTACATGAATTCAGTATGTATTTAGGTGGAAGATGGTATAAATTGACGGCTAAACCGGGAAGTTACGATGATAATGACCCGATCGGGGTATTGGATGTAACCATCCTTTCTAAGCATGTATTGGCTGACATTTTAGATATTCAAGATTTGCGTACTTCTAAACGGATTGATTTCGTGGGAGGTATCCGCGGATTGGGAGAACTGAAACGTCGTGTTGATAATGGCGAAATGAAAGTGGCTTTCGCTTTATATCCTGTTTCTATGGAACAATTGATCAATATTGCCGATACCGGTAATATCATGCCTCCGAAGACGACTTGGTTTGAGCCGAAACTTCGTTCAGGAATGGTAATCCACAAAATCTAATAAGATTTGATTCCAATAAAAAAGCGACTCGAAAGAGTCGCTTTTCTTATGCTTTATAGCGAAGCCATTTGTATAATTCTTTCCAAGTGACCTTCTTGCCGTACATGAGGATTCCCACCCTATAAATCTTACCGGATAACCACGTGAAGAAAAGGAAAGAACCGACTAACAATCCCATTGAAGTGATGATCTCCCATGCCGGAACACCGAACGGGATACGTACAAGCATGACCACCGGTGAGGTGAACGGGATGAGAGAACTCCATAATACCAGGGGGATTCGGGGCTTTTCATTGCGGCAATACCGATGTAAAGTGCAATAACCAGAATAATTGACAGGGGAGTCATGAATTGTTGGGAGTCTGTTTCATTATCAACGGCGGCTCCAATGGCTGCAAATAATGATGCGTATAATAAATACCCTCCAATGAAATAGAATAAAAAGGCTCCCACGAATTTCAAGATAAACAGCGGGTCAATGGTTTTTACCAGATTCTGGATGATAGCCAATTGTTCGGGATTAATTTCCGTACCTTGGGCAAACATATTTAAATCATTGGCGTTCTTTAAGGCCTCCAGGTCAAGATTGGGCATGAAGATAACTTGAGAAATCAGAATGATGCCTCCTCCCAAAACAATCCATATCAAGAATTGCACGAGTCCCACGGCAGCTACTCCGATAATCTTTCCCAGCAAAAATTGGAAAGGCTTTACCGAAGAAACCAATACTTCAATAATGCGATTCGTTTTTTCCTCGATAACCCCTTTCATTACCTGAGAGGCATACATGAAAATAAAGAAATAGATGATTAGCCCGGCAACCAGTCCGATGATAGACGTGATCTCGGACGAACTCTCTTTGGCGTCTCCGGTATCCGTGACGAGTAACGTTCTCACCAATACAGGTGTTTTGGTGGCGTCCAATTCTGCTTCCAGATCCGGCATTTGGGTCTTGGCGATTACTTCAGCACGCTTCACCGTCTCTATTTTCTGGCGTAATTGTGAGGCAATCTCGTTCTTCAATTCCATGGGAACTTGAGAGGTGGAGAATACCGGAACCTCAGCATGGGTTATAACATCGGCCGGTATGCGGGCAATGGCGTAATAATCATGCTCTTGCAGAAAGTCAATATAGTTTGCTTCCGGTACATCTTGATCGATATACGTGAAACTCGTGTTATTGATTTTTTGAAGCGGGGTTTCTAGCGGTGATTCGTTGATCACCGCAATGGTGCGTTCTTGGCTATCGTCTCGCAATAGCATCCACATCAGGAAGGCGTAGAATAAAGCGAATAGGATCGGGACAAAAATAGTAACAACAAGAAAGGTCTTTTTACGAACTCTCGTGGTAAACTCCCGGTTTATAATAATGAGTATCTTGTTCATTTTAATTGAAAATTGAAAGTTGAAAATGGAAAATGAGGTATTGAAAACGTCATTTTAATATTTCAATCTAGTATAATTATTTTTAATCTAAAACATCAATCGTAAATCTAAAATCGTAAATCTAAAATTATTTAGATTTGTTCTTTTACGAGTTTTATAAAGATGTCGTTCATGCTGGGAATAATCTTTTGATAAGAGATAATGTCTGTTTGGGGCAGAGCTCTTGACAAAAGGGTATTTGCCGGGCAATAGGTGTTTTGTTGCAAAATAATATCTTGGCGGTCTCCTTCGACACGTTGAGATACTATCTCGAATTCCGATCCGATAATTTGTTCGGGTGAAAACTCCGGGTTGTAACGGCAACTGAGTTGGTACGTGTTGCTGGCATACTTCTCGCGAATCTGGTTGATCGGTCCCTCGATAATCTTGCGCGATTTGTTAATCAGAGCGATATGGCTACATATTTCTTCTACCGATCCCATGTTGTGAGTGGAAAAGATGATCGTTGTACCTTTCTTGCGTAATTCAAGAATTTCCCGTTTTAATAATTCGACATTGATGGGGTCGAAACCGCTGAAGGGCTCATCGAAAATCAATAATTCCGGTTCGTGAAGAACGGTAGTGATAAATTGTACTTTTTGAGCCATACCTTTGGATAGCTCTTCCACTTTTTTATCCCACCAAGCTTCAATTTCGAATTTCTCGAACCACATTTTAAGGCGGATGATCGCTTCGTGTTTACTGATTCCTTTCAAGCGAGCTAAATAAACGGCTTGCTCTCCGACTTTCATTTTCTTGTAGAGCCCTCGTTCTTCCGGGAGGTAACCTATCCGGTTGACATCAGACGGTTTCAGATGTTCGTTTCTGAAAAATATTTCTCCCGAATCAGGGGCTGTAATTTGATTAATGATTCGAATTAAGGAGGTTTTTCCGGCTCCATTAGGACCAAGTAGTCCATAGATGGCTCCTTCCGGGATATTGATCGACACATCGTCCAATGCCTTGTGATTTGCATAGGTTTTGACGATGTTCAAGGCTTTAAAGAAACTCATAATCGGATATTTGTCAAAGGCTGCCGGATTCGGCAGCCTTTGAAGTTATTTTATTTCAAACATTAAAGCGTCTTTTGGAAGTTTATCTCCCTTGTTGACGTGGATCTTCGTGACCGTACCGCTTATGGGAGCTTGAATTTTATTGTGCATTTTCATGGCTTCCAAAAGGCAAAGTAAATCTCCGGCTTTCACTTCTTGACCTTCCTTCACGTACAAATCGATAATAGAACCCGGTATGTAGGTGATAACGGCACCCGGATCGGGTTTTTCCCATTGTTTCCGATGAATGAATTTATCGGTCAGTTGGGTTTTGTATTTCAAGCCGTCGATTTCTAATGAATCGTATTTTGGTGTACTCATCGTGGTATAATTTTAGTTTAAAATGGAGGAATTCCATGTTTTTTAGCCGGGGTCAATACCGACTTGTTGCTGGATACCTCGATAGAGTGTTTCAAAATCCTTCGGGTTTCCTCGGGTTCGATCACGGAATCGATATAACCTTTAGAAGCGGCCACGTAAGGATTGGCGAATTTTTCACGATATTCGGCAACTTTGATTTTACGCATTTCATTCGGGTTCTCGGCAGCCATGATCTCTTTCTTGAAGATAATATTGGCGGCTCCTTCAGGTCCCATGACGGCAATCTCGGCAGTCGGCCATGCAAACATGAAGTCGGCCTTCAAATGGCGGGAATTCATGGCGATATAACCTCCACCGTATGCTTTTCTAAGGATAACCGTGATCTTAGGTACCGTGGCCTCGCTATACGCGTAAAGAACTTTAGCCCCGTGACGGATAACTCCCATGTGCTCTTGTTCAACACCCGGTAAATATCCCGGCATGTCCTCGAAGGTTACGATGGGGATATTGAAGGCATCGCAGAAACGTATGAAACGTCCGGCCTTGTCTGAAGAGTCGCAATCCAGTACTCCGGCAAGAACCGAAGGTTGATTTGCCACGAATCCGATCGTTTCCCCGTCAATTCGTCCAAATCCGACAACGATGTTTTTAGCAAACTCTTGCTGAACCTCAAGGAAGTCCGAATCATCGGCAACAGCACGGATAATATCGCGTACATCGTAAGGTTGGGTCGGGTCGGAAGGAATAATTTTTTCGATTTTGTATTCCGGTTTTGGCGGTTTGGAAGGGAACGGTTTGGCTTTTGCTTCGTTACTCCAGGGGATGAAGGTCAACAATTTTTTAATCTGTTCGAAACATTCATACTCTGAATGAGCGAAGAAATGGGCGTTACCGCTGATTTCACTGTGAACTCTGGCTCCTCCGAGTTCTTCCATGGTTACCACCTCACCTAATACCGTTTTTACCACTTCCGGTCCGGTAATGAACATCTTGGAGATGTTGTCCACCACAAACACGAAGTCCGTCAAGGCGGGAGAGTATACGGCTCCACCTGCACAAGGACCGAGGATTACGGATAATTGAGGGATTACACCAGAAGCTTGGGTATTACGGAAGAAGATCTCTCCGTACCCGGCTAGTGAGTCAACTCCTTCTTGAATACGAGCACCACCCGAATCGTTAATTCCGATTAAAGGTACACGCATTTTTAAAGCATGGTCCATGATTTTGGTGATTTTACGCGCATGCATCAAACCCAATGAACCACCGGCAACGGTGAAATCTTGCGCGTAAATACATACGGGTTCTCCATAAATTGTTCCGGTACCGATAATGACACCGTCACCATGAAGAACTTTCTTATCCATATCAAAATCTTTAGACTGATGCTCAACGAACATGTCGTACTCATGGAAAGAGTCTTTGTCCAAAATTGCTTCAATACGCTCCCGGGCTGTCAATTTCCCCATAGCAGCTTGCTTCTTAATCGCCTCCTCGCCACCTCCTTGAAGAACAATTTCTTTTCTCTTTCTTAAATCAAGAACATTTCTTTTAAGTGACATAAATATTATTTTTTATTTGTAAATGACAGGTCTTATCTCGTGTTAGATCCTATCAACCAATTTGCAAAATTACGAAAAAGAAATGAAGAAAAAAACACTATTTTGAATGGTTGTAAGTAAAATATTATTAGATAAGGTTTTATGGAATAATAATCAACGCGTGAATTTACACTATCTCGTAACTCTCCGCTTGGATTGTTCGTTAAATGAACCATTCGAATTGTGGGTTGAGGAAAAGTATGATCAGAAAATATGAGGCAAAAGCCTTGTTCCTGGTGGTCGAATTGGAGAAATAATTGTAGTTTTGTAGTTGATTAATCTTTGATGAAAAAAGGGAAATGAGATTTTTGCGAAAGCTTTTTAAATATGCATTGAGAATTATTCTGGTTCTTTTTTCTTTGGTAATTCTCGTGATGATTCTTTTGTATGTTCCGGCCATTCAAAATTTTGTTAAAGGGAAGGCGGAGCAGTACGTGGATGAAAATTTGGACATGAAACTGTCGGTCGGTCGAATCTTGTTGAAATTTCCACTCGATCTGGCCGTTGAAAATATTTATCTGGGACAGACGGAAAAAGACACGATGCTGTATGCCGATGTCATTCAGGTAAATGTTGCCTTGACAAAACTTTTGAAAAAAGAAATAGAAATTCGTCGTTTGATCGTGGAGAACGCGGCGATTCATTTTGAGGATTCTCTCTCTGCGTTAAAAATGAAGGTCGCTTTGAAGGAATTGAGCCTTCGCGTGGATCGATTGAATCTCTCTCAACAAGAGGCAGAAATCCCTTTCATCGCTCTTAAAGGCGGAAACATCCGGATGAATTTGGGTAGTGGCCCATCCGCGGTTGATACAACCGGGGGCGGGGAACCCGTTCGTTGGCATTTTAAGGTGGGAGAAGTAACCATTGATAGCGTTGATTATCAGTTACAAGGTCTTCCCATGGGAAAATTTCATGCTGGGATGGGAGAGGCACTCTTGAAAGGCGTGGATGTCGGATTGGAAAACCAGACGGTTGATTTGGAAAAAATCACCTTGGTACGCGGCTTTTGCGATTTGCTGATGTCAGAATCTACCGGAGAACAACGTGAAACAGAGGTGACCGCGGAGGAAAGTACTCCTTGGCAAATTCGGGTAGGGACCGTTGAATTGGTGGATAATCGTTTTTTGATGAAACCGATGCGTGTGCCTGTTGATGCGGAACAGTTCCCGGAAACGATTCGCGTATCAGCACTTTCGTTGAAAATGGATAGCGTGTTTAACCGGGGAACCGAGATGGCGGCAATGATTCAAAATTTGCGTTTCAAAGAAGGAAACGGATTAGATTTAAGAGACTTATCTTGTCGGGTTAGCTTGGAAAGCGAGCAAACGAACGTGTCGAATTTGGTGTTAAAAACCGGTAACAGCCAATTGAAAATGAATCTTCGGGCGGAATCTGGGATCAGTGATTTCGGCATGGAAACCCCTATACAGTTATCAATAGACGGAAATATCGCCGGACAAGACGTCCTGTTGTTTCTGCCGGATTCCAATGATCAGATCACTAATTGGTTATCGGATAAAATTTTTTCTTTATCCGGTTTGGTAAAAGGCAAGGTCGATCAATTGAACATTACTCGTTTTGAAATTGGGGCAACGGATGGTTTTTCGTTGAAAAGCGAGGGGAGCGTGTCATGCGTGACCGATATGGAAAAAATGGCAGGGGAATTGAATCTGGCGTTTGTTGTCGATCGGGGAGCGTATTTCGCGCCTCTCTTGTCAGAGAATGAGGAGGTTGGATTTGTTCTACCGGACCACTTGTCATTAACCACCGATGTTACTATCGCGAACCGGACGGCAAAAGTGGATATGAAATTGAAGCCCGGAGGAGGAATCTTGCATGCAGTTGCCGATTTTGCCTGGCAGGAGGAAACCTATCGTGCGGAAGTTCATTGGAAAGATTTTGCGTTGAATAAATTCATGCCGAATGACTCGTTAGGGACTATTACGGCTCATCTTTTGGCCTCGGGGCGGGGGCTTGATTGGAAAGAAATGATCGCGAAAGTGGATGTTGGACTCGACTCCTTATTTTATAACGGGTACGATTATAAAAATATCGTTTTGGACGCGGCGTTGAAAGATCGGGAATTAACCGGGGAATTGGTGAGTGATAATCCGGAATTGGACTTGGGAATGAAATTCCGGTTAGGCTTGGATGACAACGCCTACAAGATACACGTGAATGGAGATATTCAACAGGTAGATCTGAAAGGATTGCATTTTATGCCGGAAAATATGTCTTTTTCTTTGGGGCTGAATGTCGATGCAGAATTAAAGGCGGACAGAACCTCCTCTTTACAGGCTGATTTTTCAAATATTGTCTTGCGGGACCTTGCCACTCGCAAGTTGGGGGATTTGGATATTACTTTCTCCGGCTTGCCCGACAAGACCTTGTTGGATGTCAAGGCGGGAGACTTGACCGTGACGTTTGAAGGGGATGGGGGAAGCACCACTTTAATCGATCGTTTTAGTGCTGTTGGCGGATTATTGGTTGAGCAGATCGAGAAACATGATTTTAACATGGAGAGATTGAACGAACTGCTACCTGATTTCCGCTTGACCCTAGGTGCCGGTCGGGAAAATTTATTGAACGGTTACTTGAAAAATAACGGGATACGCTTTGAACGCGTGGCACTGGACGTCGGAACCGACGTGTCGCGTGATTTCCGGTTAAATTCAAAAATTTATGGATTGAATATCGAGGGTGTTCTCCTGGACAGCCTGTTCGTGTATGCCAAGCAAAAGAACGTGGCATTGTGCTATGGAGCGGAAATTTTCGGGGCTAAAGATCAATTGGAAGGATTATCCCGCTTGACCGCGGAAGGAAACGTCGAATATGATCAAATAAACGTGAGAATACGGGAACATGCCAACGAGGAAGGGGAAATATTCAATGTCGGGGCTAATATCGCTTTACAGGATAGTGCTTTTAGCGTGAGTATTTCCCCGGATCCCCTTATCTTGGGGTATGTTTCATGGCAAATCAACCGGGGCAACTTCATTCGCTTGAAACAAGGGGAGATACCGGCAGCTAATCTGCAATTATTGAATGGCGACAAGCGGATCCGTCTGATTTCGGAAGAAAACGCACATCATGAACCGGAATCCTTAATTGTAGACATTAAAGCCATTGACTTGGGCGGCTTCTCTAAAGCGCTCTCGTTCCTTCCGGATATATCCGGTTTGTTAGGAGTTGATATGCAGATGTATAGTAAAAATGACGTGATCGACCTTAACGGGGCGGTCAAGGTCGATGATTTTTATTATGGGAAAGAACACGTGGGAGATTTGGGAATTGGCATGACATACCGATTGTCGCGACAGACGGAACACGACGTGGATTTTTCCTTGTCGGTGGATAAAGTAAAGGCGCTTTTGGTCAAAGGCAAATTAATGACAGGAATTGAAGATAAAAATATGGCCCTGGATATCGACATCCCTAAATTCCCGTTGCGTGTAGCGGGAGCTTTTACGCCCCCGGGTATAATGAACCTGGGTGGGGATATGATCGGGGCTTTTCAAGTGAAAGGGCAAATGGACCAACCCTTGATAAATGGAGATTTGCGTTTCAAGGACGGAACCATAGAAGCCTTAATGATCGGGACAACCTTTAAAATAGATTCGTCAGCCATTAAAATACATAACAACCTCCTGGATTTTAACCATTTCGGGCTGATTGCTCCCAATAAACAACGTTTGGAACTATTGGGAACGGTTGACTTCGCGTCGTTCTCGGCCATAAAAATGGATGCCTCCATTCAAGCTAAAAACTTCCAGGCAATGAAAGTGAAAGAGAACACGGAGACCATGGTCTTCGGGAAATTGTTTGTCGACCTTTCGGCAACGCTGAAAGGAATGTTGGACAACCTGAAGGTGCGGGGAAATATCAATCTGTTGGATAACAGCGAAGTCTACTACACGCTGAAATCCTCTCCGTTGGAATTGACAGACCGAAGCGCGGATGTCGTGCGTTTCGTATCTTTCAGCGATACGACCCAATTGGCGGCGGACGACGAGTTGCAACAGATTAGCCCCGTGAACTTGGATTTGCTCATGTCCGTGAACATCGCGCCGTTGGTCGGACTGAACGTGTTGCTGTCATCGAACGGTCAGAATCGGGTGGCGATCAATGGCGGGGGAAACCTGACGTACACCTTGAACCCGGTGGGAGAGACCCGCCTCGTGGGAAGATACGTGTTGACAAGTGGTGTCGTCTCGTATGGACTGCCGGTCATCGGGCAAAAGGATTTCAAAATACAGGACGGCAGTTTCGTGGAGTGGACCGGGGATTTGGCCAATCCGACCTTGAATATAACGGCGGCGGAAACCGTTTCGGCCAGTGTGACGGACGACAGCCAGAAGTCCCGCCTGGTGACGTTCAAAGCCATGATCAAAATTTCGAATACACTGGAAAAACTGGATATCACCTTTGATCTTGCCGCAGAAGGAGATATCACGGTACAGAATCAATTGGCGGCGATGACTGCCGAAGAACGTTCCAAGGAAGCGATGAACATGATGATCTATGGCACCTATTCCGGGCCGGGGACCGTGGCAAAGTCCAATGCTTCCGATAATGCTCTTAATAACTTCGTGGAAAACGAATTAAATCAATGGTCTCGGAAACATCTGAAAAATATGGATTTGACGTTTGGAATCAACACCTATAATCAAGTGTCTGAAGCGGGAGAATCCAAGAAAACGGATTACTCTTATCAATTCTCGAAACGCTTATTTAATAATAAAGTACGGGTGAAAGTCGGGGGACGGATCTCTACGGATAACGATCCCGCGGCCGGGGGAGTCGAGGAAAACCTCGTGGATGACATTGCCATCGAGTACGTGTTTGGAAAGAATCCGAATTTCTTCCTGAAAATTTTCCGTCACACGGGTTACGAAAGCGTATTGGAAGGTGAGGTGACGCAAACCGGTATAGGTGTGGTATTGAGAAAGAACTTCCAAAAATTCATGGATATATTCCGGCGTAAAAAGAAAGTACAAGTTGAACCCCAAAAAGAACCGATAGAAAATGAAAAGTCTGGGAAATAATTTATGTATTATTATCGTATTTATGATATTGGGAAGCTCTTGTTCTCAGACGAAGCGGCTGACGGAAGGAGAGATATTGTACACCGGGGTGAAAAAAATGAACATCGAAACGGCCAAAGGAGTAAAGTTGGAGGGACCGAAGAGTTCGGCTATTTCCGGCCCCTTGGGTTTCCCGCCGAATAACCCGCTTTACGCTCCTTACATACGTTCGCCCTTTCCGATCGGGCTGTGGGTGTATAACTGGAACGTGAAAAAAGAGAAAGGACTAAAACATTGGTTGTATAAAAAATTGGCCAAAAAACCCGTGTTGATCTCTGATGTACAACCGGAATTACGCTTGAAAGTGGTGGAAAACGCTGCCAGCGAATACGGTTATTTCGGGGTAAAAACCAGTTACGAACTGATCCCCAACAAACGGAATCCCAAGAAGGCGAAAATCAGTTATCAGGTCTACGTGCCGGAAGCTCACTTGTTGGGGAGTGTTGAATTTTGGGGATGGACGGGGAGGATGGATAGTTTGATACAGAGGGCGCGACGGGGATGTTTGCTAAAATCCGGGGCAGAGTATAATTTGTACACGATGGAAGACGAGCGCACCCGGATCACTAAAATGTTCCGGAATAACGGGTATTATTATTTTCAAGCGGATTACATCGAATTCCTGGTCGATACGACACGGGAAAAACGGGTGGCGGACGTCCGCGTAGCCTTGAAACATGGCGTTCCGGCGGTAGCCCTGCAACCGTACAAGGTGGGGAACGTGGAACTGGTGTTGGAAAATTCCGACCAGTCAGAAACTCAAGACACCCTGTCTTATAAGGGGATAGAAGTAAAATACACCAAACCTTTGGACGTGAAGCCTAAAGTCCTCGCTCGTTCCCTGCACTTGCTTCCCGGGGACATCTATTCGTTCAGACGACAAAATCGAACCCAGACAAGCTTGGCCCGGTTAGGGATTTTTAAGTACACGAATTTGAACGTGACCCGGGCGGATAGCGTGAAAAAATCCGGTTTCGGAAGTTTGGACTTTAGCATTAATGCCGTGTATGACCTACCGATTGAGACGGAGATCGAAGTAGACGTCTCCTCTAAATCCAATAATTTGCTCGGACCCGGCCTATCGTTGGGAATAACGAATAAAAATTTATTCCGGGGCGGGGAAAACCTGACCTTTAAGTTGAATGGTGCTTACGAGTGGGAAGTCGGGGATAAAAAAACGAATTCAAATTCCGGGCTAATCAATTCTTACGAGCTGGGTGTGAATGTCGGGTTGTCATTACCCCGCTTGCTGGTACCCGACTTTCTGAAAAGCAACAAAGATTTTGCCGAGCGTACGAATTTTCAGGTAGGAGTAGATTTTTTGAATCGTCATACCTTTTTCCGGATGCTTTCTTTCACGGGATCTCTCGGTTATGATTTTCAATCCTCGTGGCGGGTATTCCACACGATCACCCCTTTGAAGATCACGTACACCCATTTGTTGCAAACCTCGAAAGAATTTGATGAAACGATGGAGAATAACCCCGCGATAGCGATGAGTTTTAAAAACCAGTTGATCCCTTCCATGTCCTACTCGTACACATACGACAGGGCGGCAACAAGACGGAATCCCAATCGATTATACTGGCAAAACACGCTGATGTCAGCCGGAAATATTCTTTCTGCCATACAATATATCACGGGAAATCACCAGGGGCAAAACAAAAAGTTGTTCGGTAATATCTACTCGCAATTCTTGAAATTGACCTCTGAGGTCATCGTGTATCGTAAGGTAACGGAGACCTCTCTTCTGGCTACCCGCTTTATGGGGGGCATCGGTTATGCTTACGGAAATTCCCGGGTGATGCCGTATAGCGAGCAATTTTATATCGGGGGAGCCAATAGCATCCGGGCATTCACGATCCGGTCGATAGGCCCCGGTAGCTATCATCAGGAAAGCGATAACAAAACGGCATACCTCGACCAGACGGGAGATATAAAATTGGAAGGGAACGTGGAACTTCGTTTTAAAATTATGTATCAACTGAACGGCGCCATCTTTTTGGATGCCGGTAACGTGTGGCTGTTGCGGAATGATCCGAAGCGTCCGGGCGGGGAGTTTAAGTTTGCCGGTTTGTTGAAAGAGATTGCTTTGGGAACGGGTTTCGGCTTACGTTATGACTTCGGTTTTATCGTGCTCCGGGGGGATCTGGGAATTGCTCTACACACCCCTTATAAGAATCCGGATAAGTCGGGATATTATAATATTCCTAAATTCAAAGACGGGTTGAAGTTTCATTTGGCCATTGGTTACCCGTTCTAAAAGGGAATATTGGCATGATATGACTTGATGTGTCATGCTTTTACCGGCATGATATTTTTAAGTGTTTCCTTACTTTTGTTGATGATGTTTTGAATTAGGCGGGAGATAAGCGGGTAATAAGCAACCCACTAGGAAGCACGGACGTGTCCCCTACGTATTAAAGCCGTTTGGCAACTGTCTTTGCTTTTTGGAGGGAATGTTTGTAGGAGATTTGTATTTACCTGTTTCCGTTTTACTTCCCCGTTAATTTATTTCGGATTCAAAATGAACGAGGCTGTCCTCAAAGTCTTATTCCGTATCAACAAACTACCCCCTCCAACTCCCCCTTACACAGGGGAAGGGTTGATAACCAAGCAAAAACCCCTCCTGTGTAGGAGGGGTTAGGGGAGGTAGTCGTTAAAGCATAGACTTGTTTGACAGCCTTTTTTCGGCGTGTTTTCTTTCCCTGAAATTTTCTGGGCAATTAGAAGGCAAACATGACACGCAATTGCAATTGATGGAAGTTTTTATCATCCGGGAAATACACGTTGCTTAAGTTCGCGTATTGATATTCTCCCATAATTTTGATATATTGATTGAAAGAATAATTCAACCCGAGTGTTACCGTGTGCATGGTTCCCCCGTCAATACTGGAAGAATAAGGGTAGTCCACGATTTTTCCGTTGGGATAGAATTTGTGATTACCAACAAGGAAAATATCCCCATCCGTAATGTCAGTTAAGTTCGTGCAAGAGTAGCGTGCAACGAGTTCCAAGCCACCTTTGTCTCCCATGCCTTTTAATAAGCCGTACTCGTCATCGTAAGTATAGGCTTTACCGCGAAGCAAGTAGCCGAACTCTACGTATCCGCCGTTCATGATTGTCGGGCGTAATT
Encoded proteins:
- the tamL gene encoding translocation and assembly module lipoprotein TamL — its product is MKSLGNNLCIIIVFMILGSSCSQTKRLTEGEILYTGVKKMNIETAKGVKLEGPKSSAISGPLGFPPNNPLYAPYIRSPFPIGLWVYNWNVKKEKGLKHWLYKKLAKKPVLISDVQPELRLKVVENAASEYGYFGVKTSYELIPNKRNPKKAKISYQVYVPEAHLLGSVEFWGWTGRMDSLIQRARRGCLLKSGAEYNLYTMEDERTRITKMFRNNGYYYFQADYIEFLVDTTREKRVADVRVALKHGVPAVALQPYKVGNVELVLENSDQSETQDTLSYKGIEVKYTKPLDVKPKVLARSLHLLPGDIYSFRRQNRTQTSLARLGIFKYTNLNVTRADSVKKSGFGSLDFSINAVYDLPIETEIEVDVSSKSNNLLGPGLSLGITNKNLFRGGENLTFKLNGAYEWEVGDKKTNSNSGLINSYELGVNVGLSLPRLLVPDFLKSNKDFAERTNFQVGVDFLNRHTFFRMLSFTGSLGYDFQSSWRVFHTITPLKITYTHLLQTSKEFDETMENNPAIAMSFKNQLIPSMSYSYTYDRAATRRNPNRLYWQNTLMSAGNILSAIQYITGNHQGQNKKLFGNIYSQFLKLTSEVIVYRKVTETSLLATRFMGGIGYAYGNSRVMPYSEQFYIGGANSIRAFTIRSIGPGSYHQESDNKTAYLDQTGDIKLEGNVELRFKIMYQLNGAIFLDAGNVWLLRNDPKRPGGEFKFAGLLKEIALGTGFGLRYDFGFIVLRGDLGIALHTPYKNPDKSGYYNIPKFKDGLKFHLAIGYPF